The following DNA comes from Methanomassiliicoccales archaeon.
GACCGATTTTATCAGGGGTCGGATCATTGTCCCTGCGTTCAACATTTTTTCTGATAAACCCTAAGTAAACCAGTGGGCTCGGGCCTGCGTCGACCGATGGTCCACGATCGTCCTCTTCTTCATGAACATGGTTATGCGACGGTTCGTGCTAGCTATGCCACTGCATTTCCATCCCTGGAAAAGTTCCCCGCAATTGATGGTGCGCCCATACTCATTTATCCAGACGTTGCCGGCCTCCAATCTACGAGCCAACGCCTCTCCTTTGACCAGATCGGACGTCCAGATAGTGGCGCCAAGGCCATAATCACTGTCGTTCGCCAGCCTGATGGCCTCTTCCTCATCCTTGACCACCCGTATCGGGAGCACCGGACCAAAGGTCTCTTCCCTAATTATTTCCAATGAATCGTCGGTGACCTTGAGCACGGTAGGTTCGAAGTAGTATCCCAGGCCGGGAATGTTCTCCCCTCCGGTCAATAGCTCGCAGCCGTTCATGACCGCACGATGCACCTTCTCATGTACTCTGGCCCTGGCCTCCTCCCTGATGAGCGGCCCTATCTGCTGCTTTGGGTCGACCCGCGCTACCACTCTAAGCAGCTCGATGATGAATCTGTTAGCGATGCTTTGGACCACATATAGCCTCTTTATTCTGATGCATACCTGACCTCCATGGGAGAACGCTCCGCTGGCCACTCCTCTGGCGGTGCTCTTCACATCAGCGTCGGCGCATACGATACCGGCATCGTTCCCGGAGAGTTCCATTATCATGGGCTTGATCCCAGCATTGTGCATTATGTCCAATCCAGTGGAGCGTCCCCCGGTGAAGACCAGGGCGTCAAAGGGAGCAGCGACCATGGCCTTGCCCACCTCGGGTCCGCCGATCAGCGTTTGGAATAGATCACCGGGCATAGAAGTTCGGTCAAAGGCCTCCTTGACCTTCAGACCGGTCATGGTGGTTAGTTCCGAGGGTTTAAAGACCACGGCGTTGCCAGCCAGCAATGCTGGTATTACCGTGATCATGGTCTGCCACAGAGGATAGTTCCAGATACCAATCTGCCCGACGATACCATGAGGGACGAGGTTTATGGTGGCCTTGGTGTCCGGCCAACCGGCCGGGTCCAGAGGGAAGTCGTAGTCCCCAACGCTGCGAAGCTCGGAGACATAATGGTCGAACCCCTTGATGACGCCGTTGTAGGTGCCGATGACGTCCTTCTGCGGAAAGCCGCCTTCCAGCACCTCGGTGGCGATGAGGTCGTCCTTCATGGACAGCATGGCAGAGCGCAGTTCCAGTACTGCCTCAATCCTCTCCTCCTTGGACCATTTGGCCATCCAATTTCGCTGCGCCTCACGTCCGCGAACGATGCTGGAAAGTACGTCCTCGGGACTGCTCGCGGTGAACTCCTTGATGACCTCACCGGTGCGGGGATTGATCGAACGGACGGCCATGTATTATCTATTGTTGTCCAGGGTTTAATCCTTGCGTAACGATGTCTGGACGGTCACCGACAACCGACGTAGAGCTATGCGGGTCGGTTCTCAAACCTTGGCGGTCAATTTCATGGCTAGTTCCTTCCCCCAAGAGGCGGCCTTATCCAGCTCCCCTTCGGAGAACTCGTAGGCGTCCTTTTTCCCTTTGATGTAGACCTGCAACGCCGGCTGAGCGATGTTCATCCCGAGGTCCTTAAGCTTGGACTCCAAGGCCTTGTTGGCGTTCCCGCTGATCACCGATTTGAGCTGGGTATCGAAGCTGGCTGCGGACCGTCCTGACAATGGTTTCCCCTTCAGTCCGTCCAAGAACTCCATGGTCGCCTTGGTCGGGGCCCAGGCCATGGTCGGAGAGCCTACTATCAGGCAGTCGAACTCCTGTGCGGTCTGTTTGGCGTCCCCCACCGGAAGCAACGTTGCGTCCAGCCCTCCGTCCTTCAAAGAGCTGACGATGACCTGGGCCACCTTGGCCGTCATCTTTACCGCCGACACTGAATCGTATACCATTAATGCTTTCAACGATACACCTCTGAAAAATACTGGGATGTTCTAGAATTTGTTAGTGTATAAACGTTGCTAATCGAACCCCTCGGCAATCTCTACTGGTTATAAAAAATGAAAATAAGGAAAGGATTTGGAAAGGGGTTTGGACTTGGCCTATTTCCTCTTGATCAGGAACACGGCAGCCCCGGCCACTACCACTATCGCGGCGACTAGTATTATCCCGAGGTACGGGGGGTCCATGAAGAATCCGGCGATACCGTCCTGGCCTTCATTGACGTTGGACTGATAATCGGCGATGTCCGCAATGTGCTCCTCGGCCACTGCAGGATCGACCGCTGCCATCGTGGTCAAGTTCCCGTTTATGTACGTAGCAACGCCATCGTCCATTTCATTCTTGTCTATTTCGAAATAGGACATGAAGCCTACATCGGGGGAGTAGTAGTACTTTACCGGCGAGTCAGATTCTCCCACCTGGATCTCGTAGACGCCTATCTGACCTAGGTATGGGTCGTTGAGGATGAAGTAGTCGGTGCATCGCATGTCGAGCTTGAACTCGTCAGTGACATACTCCTCTATGACGCCCTGATCTATCGGGCTGTTGAGGACCCCATGGATCTCCTCGAAGATTATGGGGAAGTCAGTGAAGCCAGTAATATTGTAGAACTCTTCCGTGAATAGGTTGTCCTTCATATCGTCGGGCAGTCCCTGGACATCCAGGCTTCCGGTCAGGGTCCCGTTGAGGGTGGCCACCGAGGTCACGTTCCAGATATTACCGACGTCCATAGGGAAGTCCCATAGGTTCAGGGCAGGGTCGAAGGCGAGGTCCATGCCCAGGTTGAGCTCGAAATCACCGCTCACGTCGTAGTCATCATACGAGTATTCCTGGGTCATGTTGGTCCAGTCCATATCGGAGTTCGGTATGTTGTCAGCTACGAAATCCGCTGAGGCAGTGATCTTGACGTTCGTGACCACGGACTTGATGGCCATGGTGTTCTTATCGAACGTTATATCTGCATTGACGACCAGTGCGGCGTCCAAGTTGACATCGGCGCTGATCGTGACCTCTTCCTTTTCAGGTGTATCGGACATGTTGTACGTTCCAGCCACTTCTTTCAAAGCGCTGAACGACAGGGTCGCGTCGAGGGAGGCCTTGGCAGCCATGTCCATGCTTAGGACATACGTCGTATCGTTGGCTTCAGTTACCTCGAAAAGTAACCAGAACTCAGTCCCTCCGTTCAAGCTCAGCTCGTTGACCTCTCCAACCACTTCCAATAGGTTGGTAAAGTTATCCAGCGTCTCCGCGTATGAGGCGCCGACGTCCGTCTCCGAACCAAAGGCCCATTGGGTCCCCTCGGTCCATACCGGTGCTTGCGCAGTTGGTGTGATAGTAAATGCCAACGCAGGAACGGCCAGGGAGCTCAAGAGACACAAAAAGGTTAAGGCACATATCAATGGACTTAGCATTTTTTTCATGATTCATCCCATCTATTGAATTAAGAATGTAATTGACTAAATGGATATTAAATTTGTTGAACCTGGAATCATAAAAAAAAAAGAAAAAGGAAAAGAATTGCTGGGAAATGGTTTTGGCTGGCGATGGGATGCTTACATCATCCCGGGCATGCCACCCATACCGCCCATTCCGCCCATACCGCCCATGTCCATGCCGCCCGGGGGTGCCGGGGGTCCCTTCTTGGAGGCGATGACGTCGTCGATCCTCAGGATCATGTTGGCCACCTCGGCCGCGGACTTGACGGCCTGGGTCTTGACTCTCAGGGGCTCGATGACATTGTTCTTCAACATGTCGGCCGGCTTTCCAGCGTTCAGGTCCAGCCCCATGTTCTTGGAGTTGGCGCCCTTCTTCTCGTGGGCGGACTTCAACTGGATGACCATGTCGATGGCGTCCAGTCCGGCGTTCTCGGCCAGGGCCCAGGGTATGATCTCCATGGCGGTTGCGAAGGCCTCGATGGCCAGCTGCTCACGTCCACCGACGGTGGAGGCGTAGCTCGCCAGGCGCAGGGACAGCTCTATCTCGGGGGCGCCGGCACCGGGGACGATCTTGCCGTCCTCCAGGGCCACGCCGACCACGCGCAGGGCGTCGTGCAGGGACCTCTCGACCTCGTCCACCACGTGCTCGGTACCGCCGCGCACGATGATGCTGATGGCCTTCGGGTTCTTGCAACCGGTGATGAATATCATGTCGTTCTCGCCGACCTTCCTCTGCTCCACGACGGCGGCGACACCCAGGTCCTCCTTGGAGATGTTGTCGATCTTGCCGACGATAGTGCCTCCGGTGGCCTTGGCGATCTTTTCCAGGTCAGACTCCTTGAGCCTGCGGGCGGCGAATATTCCGGCCTTGGCCAGGTAGTGCTGGACCAGGTCGTCCACTCCTTTCTGGCAGAAGACCACGGTGGCGCCAACGGCGGCTATCTGGTCGACCATGGCCTTCAGGACGGCCTCTTCCTCGTCCAGGAAGCGCTGCATCTGGGAGGGGTCGCGTATCTGGATCTTGGCGTCGACCTCGGTCTTTTTGACCTCCATGGGGACACTGAGCAGGGCGATCTTGGCGTTCTTTACCTGCAAGGCCATGCGGGGGTGAACCCTTTCCTTGTCAATGACTATGCCTTCGATGATCTCGGTTTCGGCGATGGACCCACCGGTCCTCTTCTCCACCTTGATGTTCTCGATGTCGACGGTGTAGCCCTTGCCAGCCTTCTCGGACACGGACTTGACGGCCTTTACCGCGATCTCGGCCAGGAACTTTCCCTGGCCTCCGACGCTCTTTCCGGTCATGGCGGTCATGGCCACCATCTTCAGCATCTCGGTGTCCGTGGAAGTTATGGGCACAGCTATGGTGTCCAGAATCTTGATGGCCTCGGCAGCGGCCATCTTGTAGCCGTTGGCGATGATGGTGGGGTGAATGTTCTGCTCCACCAAGGCCTCGGCCTTCTTCAAAAGCTCCCCGGCGATTACTACCGAGGAGGTGGTCCCGTCGCCGCACTCAGTGTCCTGGGTCTTGGCGATCTCGACGACCATCTTTGCCGCCGGGTGCTGAACGTCAATCTCCTTCAGGATGGTGACGCCGTCGTTGGTGATGACGACGTCGC
Coding sequences within:
- the thsB gene encoding thermosome subunit beta; this encodes MAYGMGQGNQPIIILREGTDRSKNKEAQFNNIAAARAVADSVRSTLGPKGMDKMLVDSMGDVVITNDGVTILKEIDVQHPAAKMVVEIAKTQDTECGDGTTSSVVIAGELLKKAEALVEQNIHPTIIANGYKMAAAEAIKILDTIAVPITSTDTEMLKMVAMTAMTGKSVGGQGKFLAEIAVKAVKSVSEKAGKGYTVDIENIKVEKRTGGSIAETEIIEGIVIDKERVHPRMALQVKNAKIALLSVPMEVKKTEVDAKIQIRDPSQMQRFLDEEEAVLKAMVDQIAAVGATVVFCQKGVDDLVQHYLAKAGIFAARRLKESDLEKIAKATGGTIVGKIDNISKEDLGVAAVVEQRKVGENDMIFITGCKNPKAISIIVRGGTEHVVDEVERSLHDALRVVGVALEDGKIVPGAGAPEIELSLRLASYASTVGGREQLAIEAFATAMEIIPWALAENAGLDAIDMVIQLKSAHEKKGANSKNMGLDLNAGKPADMLKNNVIEPLRVKTQAVKSAAEVANMILRIDDVIASKKGPPAPPGGMDMGGMGGMGGMGGMPGMM
- a CDS encoding aldehyde dehydrogenase family protein; the encoded protein is MAVRSINPRTGEVIKEFTASSPEDVLSSIVRGREAQRNWMAKWSKEERIEAVLELRSAMLSMKDDLIATEVLEGGFPQKDVIGTYNGVIKGFDHYVSELRSVGDYDFPLDPAGWPDTKATINLVPHGIVGQIGIWNYPLWQTMITVIPALLAGNAVVFKPSELTTMTGLKVKEAFDRTSMPGDLFQTLIGGPEVGKAMVAAPFDALVFTGGRSTGLDIMHNAGIKPMIMELSGNDAGIVCADADVKSTARGVASGAFSHGGQVCIRIKRLYVVQSIANRFIIELLRVVARVDPKQQIGPLIREEARARVHEKVHRAVMNGCELLTGGENIPGLGYYFEPTVLKVTDDSLEIIREETFGPVLPIRVVKDEEEAIRLANDSDYGLGATIWTSDLVKGEALARRLEAGNVWINEYGRTINCGELFQGWKCSGIASTNRRITMFMKKRTIVDHRSTQARAHWFT